The following are from one region of the Lacinutrix sp. Bg11-31 genome:
- the alr gene encoding alanine racemase — MLKSQETILEIDLSALKHNVTFIKSKLKSSTKFLAVVKAYAYGSDAVEIAKYLEDLNVDYFAVAYTNEAISLRDAGIKTPILVLHPQPEKFKLIIERCLEPSIYSQRVLNEFITVAEKQKQYNYPIHIKFNTGLNRLGFAEAEAETILNSLKTTEAIKVKSLFSHLAASEDVNEKDFTLNQIKSFKRIAKKMIDNLGYQPLLHQSNTSGVLNYPEAHFDMVRCGIGLYGFGNNPEINKNLKPVGTLKTSISQIHTIKKGDSLGYNRAFIANEDIKTATLPIGHADGINRLFGNGKGFVFINNQKAFIIGNVCMDMIMVDVTTISCKEGDEVIVFGPQHSAESLAESINSISYELLTSVSQRIKRVFYR, encoded by the coding sequence ATGCTTAAATCTCAGGAAACCATTCTGGAAATAGACTTAAGCGCTTTAAAACATAATGTTACTTTTATAAAATCTAAACTTAAAAGTAGCACCAAGTTTTTAGCCGTAGTAAAAGCTTATGCTTATGGAAGCGATGCTGTAGAAATAGCAAAATATCTTGAAGACTTAAATGTAGATTATTTTGCTGTAGCATATACAAACGAAGCTATTTCACTAAGAGATGCAGGCATAAAAACACCAATTTTGGTGTTGCATCCTCAACCTGAAAAATTTAAATTAATTATAGAACGCTGTCTAGAACCTAGTATATATTCTCAACGTGTTTTAAATGAATTTATAACTGTCGCTGAAAAACAAAAACAATACAATTATCCTATTCACATAAAATTTAATACAGGTTTAAATAGATTAGGTTTTGCTGAAGCTGAAGCTGAAACCATCCTGAACAGTCTAAAAACGACTGAAGCAATAAAAGTGAAATCACTCTTTTCGCATTTAGCAGCAAGTGAGGATGTAAACGAAAAAGACTTCACATTAAATCAAATTAAAAGTTTTAAACGTATTGCGAAAAAGATGATAGATAATTTAGGTTACCAACCTCTTTTGCATCAAAGTAACACCTCTGGAGTATTAAATTATCCAGAAGCACATTTCGATATGGTTAGATGTGGAATTGGATTGTATGGCTTTGGAAATAATCCAGAAATTAACAAAAACCTAAAACCAGTTGGGACATTAAAAACAAGTATTTCTCAAATTCACACCATAAAAAAAGGTGATAGTTTGGGTTATAATCGTGCCTTTATTGCTAATGAAGATATTAAAACCGCAACCTTACCTATTGGTCATGCAGATGGCATAAATAGACTGTTTGGAAACGGAAAAGGATTTGTATTTATAAATAACCAAAAAGCATTTATAATTGGTAATGTTTGTATGGATATGATTATGGTAGATGTTACAACTATTTCTTGCAAAGAAGGTGATGAGGTTATTGTTTTTGGACCTCAACACTCTGCCGAAAGCTTAGCAGAAAGCATCAACTCTATCTCATACGAATTACTAACCTCTGTATCTCAACGTATTAAACGTGTGTTTTATCGATAA
- a CDS encoding thymidine kinase, which translates to MFLENTVNQKEQFGWIEVICGSMFSGKTEELIRRLKRAQFAKQKVEIFKPAIDVRYDDEMVVSHDANQIRSTPVPAAANIPILADGCDVVGIDEAQFFDDEIVRVCNDLANKGIRVIVAGLDMDFKGNPFGPMPNLMATAEYVTKVHAVCTRTGNLAQFSYRKNKSEDLVLLGEIEEYEPLSRAAYYKAITREKIKTMEVNDAEALKPKDKDA; encoded by the coding sequence ATGTTTCTTGAAAATACAGTAAATCAAAAAGAACAATTTGGTTGGATTGAAGTTATTTGCGGTTCCATGTTTTCTGGAAAAACCGAAGAGCTTATTCGAAGACTAAAACGTGCACAGTTTGCAAAGCAAAAAGTAGAAATATTCAAGCCTGCAATAGATGTGCGATATGATGACGAAATGGTAGTCTCTCACGATGCTAACCAAATTCGCTCTACTCCAGTTCCTGCCGCTGCTAATATTCCTATTTTGGCAGATGGTTGCGATGTGGTTGGTATTGACGAAGCTCAGTTTTTCGACGACGAAATTGTACGTGTTTGTAACGATTTAGCAAACAAAGGCATTCGTGTTATTGTTGCTGGGTTAGATATGGATTTTAAAGGCAATCCATTTGGACCAATGCCTAATTTAATGGCAACTGCAGAGTATGTTACCAAAGTACATGCCGTTTGTACACGTACAGGAAATCTTGCACAATTTAGTTACCGAAAAAATAAAAGTGAAGATCTTGTGTTATTAGGCGAAATTGAAGAATACGAACCTTTAAGTCGAGCAGCATACTATAAAGCAATCACGCGAGAAAAAATAAAAACAATGGAAGTGAATGATGCCGAAGCACTAAAACCTAAAGATAAAGATGCTTAA
- a CDS encoding DoxX family protein: MSIKKIIYWIATIGVCGIFLFSAGMYFTKYEMVKGFFEVLNHPTYLVYPLATLKIIGVIMILLRKNSWLTEWAYAGFFFNAILASAAHYNAGHEIGLSYVVIPLILISYFLGKVVRPIKS, encoded by the coding sequence ATGAGTATTAAAAAAATTATTTATTGGATTGCAACTATAGGAGTTTGCGGTATATTTCTATTTTCGGCAGGTATGTATTTTACAAAATACGAGATGGTAAAAGGTTTCTTTGAAGTACTTAACCACCCTACTTATCTTGTTTATCCTTTAGCAACACTAAAAATTATTGGTGTAATAATGATTTTGTTGCGTAAAAATAGTTGGCTTACTGAATGGGCTTATGCTGGTTTTTTTTTTAATGCAATTCTAGCAAGTGCTGCGCATTATAATGCAGGACATGAAATAGGATTGTCTTACGTGGTGATTCCTCTAATATTAATTTCTTACTTTCTAGGAAAAGTGGTTAGACCAATTAAAAGTTAA
- a CDS encoding gliding motility-associated C-terminal domain-containing protein — protein MQKIAICLFILCFSFLNVKAQTTDLSIVVEAQNNSGTTVSNVNIYQDFLYLVTILNSGNEVNNATFSQTLSTNVSYFVSMSQNPNGGSSAVTNLVFTGNTLTGTIANMPSNSSVEVLVTVRAPITPGGIATNVTVFPPNGTTDNNSSNNQSIISIDVNDLPIDFSVVYSQITPAQGTGISNWDDTVTYQFTITNNSSIGFPLSSFSGRMQLANAINFGIPNVQFQSISCLSGTNGTLCPDASGVPQNSGPVLTASPQFTTFFSYNNPIQFNANSSLSFEIVYKYLEPACSLEIDALAVDSFIRIEIDHANESSNNSNLVFTQLIDPSVCDTTDLCIETTQITPLPTDMVSWDEEITFETIACNNGPLDGYGRFFLQNLSVNIDWEIVSITCDATTGNITCNDFTLTDQGVFWSTNEFIIPANVTITVTTVVKFIDPDDCSTGTIINSDGHVRSGVNLLETTILESNVVNNAESDFVILPPLPLCDPEEIVDLQVTKVQIDPVFPLGSDAANTVGWGNVTYEITVTNPNATTNALVEIEDYMPNGANTQTTAALVSVNCASTTGTATCPTVINANIGIVLDGIPDAGMEDIFWSINPQDNYSLPAQSSITFQVIVNWEPECSSSAIEATNGVRITSVDNLADNALGNNQASVVTYFAPCVDLVVQTYPEFTQVVVNQDFNWIIDITNSNTSSNAINIDFQDIIGSEFILNGTPTCTVTNGNASCTTFTTTGNTITGVIPNMDAASTIQITIPVTAPSFGGAFTNNAQAIPNESDNQELTLETNISISNIQVIAPTVVKLFTPTQIIVGQQSVLEFTVTNLAGNPAQNNIDFTDNLPTGLTIAGPINWVQSNGCTATFTGNNGDTSVIVNNLMFPNGIETCTFAVPVTSTIIGTYLNDNANFSDQNNIDTSLANATLDVIADNTNVDIEVLKSVLPTQAFVGENVTFTITISNLGTSEATNISILENLPSGYQFISASTSLGVYIDASSLWNLNSLSPNQTETLTIIAQVVSSNDLVNSVSLNSLTETDRDLTNNEDTAEVTILMTDVDIEVLKSVSPTEVSIGGTVTFTITATNIGTTNATTISIYESLPSGYIYQNSNTTYGIYNETSFLWNLPNLNTNQSETLNISAQVISSHNLLNTASLNSVTEIDRDETNNEDSAEVSVNDCLKISQGVSPNNDGDNDTFIINCIEDYPINNVKIFNRYGKLVFETNNYKNNWNGIPNKGVPKSNTRLPVGTYYYVITINALEKPFVGWLYLNY, from the coding sequence ATGCAAAAAATCGCTATTTGCTTATTCATTCTTTGTTTTTCATTTTTAAATGTAAAAGCACAAACTACAGATTTATCAATTGTTGTAGAAGCACAAAATAATTCTGGAACAACTGTTTCTAATGTAAATATTTATCAAGATTTTCTGTATTTAGTAACTATTCTAAACTCGGGAAATGAAGTTAATAATGCTACTTTTTCACAAACGTTAAGTACAAATGTGAGTTACTTTGTATCTATGAGCCAGAATCCAAATGGAGGGTCAAGTGCTGTTACTAATTTAGTTTTTACTGGAAATACACTTACTGGAACCATTGCAAATATGCCTAGTAATTCTAGTGTAGAAGTTTTGGTAACTGTTCGTGCTCCAATAACTCCTGGAGGAATTGCCACTAATGTTACTGTTTTTCCTCCTAATGGAACCACAGACAATAACTCTTCAAACAACCAATCCATAATTTCTATAGATGTTAATGATTTACCTATAGATTTTTCTGTTGTCTATTCTCAAATTACACCTGCTCAAGGTACTGGAATATCCAATTGGGACGATACAGTCACTTACCAATTTACTATTACAAACAATAGCAGTATTGGTTTTCCTTTAAGTAGTTTTTCTGGTAGAATGCAATTGGCGAACGCTATTAATTTTGGAATACCAAATGTGCAATTCCAATCTATTTCTTGTTTAAGTGGAACAAATGGTACACTATGTCCAGATGCTTCTGGAGTACCACAAAATTCTGGACCTGTATTAACTGCTAGTCCTCAGTTTACTACTTTTTTTAGCTATAATAACCCTATTCAGTTTAATGCAAATAGTTCTTTAAGTTTTGAAATTGTTTACAAATATTTAGAACCTGCTTGTAGTCTTGAAATAGATGCATTAGCTGTTGATAGCTTTATAAGAATTGAAATAGACCATGCTAATGAATCTTCTAACAATTCTAATTTAGTTTTTACACAACTTATTGACCCTTCAGTTTGTGATACAACAGATTTATGTATCGAGACTACACAAATTACACCTTTACCAACAGACATGGTGAGTTGGGATGAAGAAATAACTTTCGAAACCATAGCGTGTAACAATGGACCGCTTGATGGTTATGGACGCTTTTTTCTTCAAAATTTATCTGTAAATATAGATTGGGAAATTGTATCTATTACTTGCGACGCAACTACAGGAAATATAACATGTAATGATTTTACCTTAACAGATCAAGGTGTTTTTTGGTCTACTAACGAATTTATTATTCCTGCTAATGTTACCATAACCGTCACAACAGTTGTAAAGTTTATAGATCCAGACGACTGCTCTACTGGAACAATTATTAATTCGGATGGACACGTAAGAAGTGGAGTAAACTTATTAGAAACTACTATTTTAGAAAGCAATGTTGTAAACAATGCAGAAAGTGATTTTGTAATATTACCTCCTTTACCACTTTGCGATCCTGAAGAGATAGTAGATTTACAAGTTACTAAAGTACAAATAGATCCTGTTTTTCCACTTGGTAGCGATGCGGCAAACACAGTTGGTTGGGGAAATGTAACTTATGAAATTACAGTAACAAACCCAAATGCAACCACAAATGCCTTAGTAGAAATAGAAGACTACATGCCAAATGGAGCAAACACACAAACAACTGCTGCTTTAGTGTCTGTAAATTGTGCCTCAACAACCGGAACAGCAACTTGCCCAACGGTTATTAATGCCAATATTGGTATTGTATTAGATGGTATTCCAGACGCTGGAATGGAAGATATTTTTTGGAGCATTAATCCTCAAGATAATTACTCATTACCTGCGCAGAGTTCTATTACTTTTCAAGTAATAGTAAACTGGGAACCAGAATGTTCTAGTTCTGCAATAGAAGCAACCAATGGTGTAAGAATAACTAGTGTTGATAATTTAGCAGATAATGCTCTTGGTAATAACCAAGCGAGTGTAGTAACTTATTTTGCACCTTGTGTAGATTTGGTTGTACAAACCTATCCAGAATTTACTCAGGTTGTTGTTAATCAAGATTTTAATTGGATAATAGATATTACAAATAGCAACACGAGTTCTAATGCTATTAATATTGACTTTCAAGATATAATAGGAAGCGAATTCATCTTAAATGGTACTCCAACTTGTACTGTAACAAATGGAAATGCCAGTTGTACCACTTTTACAACAACAGGAAATACTATAACTGGAGTAATACCAAATATGGATGCAGCGTCAACAATACAAATTACAATTCCGGTTACTGCTCCAAGTTTTGGTGGTGCATTTACAAACAATGCTCAAGCCATACCAAACGAAAGCGATAACCAAGAGTTAACTCTCGAAACTAATATTTCTATTAGCAATATTCAAGTTATTGCACCAACAGTTGTAAAATTGTTTACGCCAACTCAAATTATTGTTGGACAACAAAGTGTTTTAGAATTTACTGTTACCAACTTGGCTGGTAACCCAGCACAAAACAATATAGACTTTACCGATAATCTTCCAACCGGATTAACCATTGCTGGACCAATAAATTGGGTACAGAGCAATGGCTGTACAGCTACATTTACAGGAAACAATGGAGATACAAGTGTAATCGTTAATAATTTAATGTTTCCTAATGGTATTGAAACTTGCACATTTGCTGTTCCTGTTACCTCTACTATTATTGGAACTTATTTAAATGATAATGCTAATTTTTCAGACCAAAATAATATCGACACCTCACTTGCTAACGCAACTTTAGATGTTATTGCAGACAATACTAATGTTGATATTGAAGTTCTAAAATCCGTGTTACCAACTCAAGCCTTTGTTGGAGAAAACGTAACTTTTACTATTACAATTTCTAATTTAGGCACATCTGAAGCTACAAATATTTCTATTTTAGAAAACTTACCTTCTGGTTATCAATTTATATCTGCATCGACTAGCTTAGGTGTTTATATTGATGCTTCTTCATTATGGAATTTAAATAGTTTATCTCCAAATCAAACCGAAACATTAACTATTATTGCTCAGGTTGTTTCATCAAATGATTTAGTAAATAGCGTTAGTTTAAATAGTCTCACAGAAACAGACAGAGACCTCACAAATAATGAAGATACAGCAGAGGTTACTATTTTAATGACTGATGTTGATATTGAAGTATTAAAATCTGTTTCACCTACGGAAGTTTCAATTGGTGGAACCGTTACATTTACCATTACAGCAACAAATATAGGAACCACAAATGCTACTACTATTTCTATATATGAAAGTCTACCTAGTGGCTATATTTACCAGAACTCTAACACAACTTATGGTATATATAATGAAACTTCTTTTCTTTGGAATTTACCCAATTTAAACACTAATCAATCTGAAACACTAAACATATCTGCTCAAGTAATTTCGTCTCACAACTTATTAAATACAGCTAGTTTAAATAGTGTAACCGAAATTGACAGAGACGAAACTAACAATGAAGACTCAGCCGAAGTTTCTGTAAACGACTGTTTAAAAATATCGCAAGGTGTTTCGCCAAATAATGATGGAGATAACGATACATTTATAATAAATTGTATTGAAGATTATCCTATAAATAATGTAAAAATATTTAATCGCTATGGAAAGTTGGTTTTCGAAACTAACAACTATAAAAACAACTGGAACGGTATTCCAAATAAAGGAGTTCCAAAATCTAATACGCGTTTACCTGTTGGCACTTACTACTATGTAATAACAATTAACGCTTTAGAAAAACCTTTTGTAGGTTGGTTGTATCTTAATTATTAA
- the rsmI gene encoding 16S rRNA (cytidine(1402)-2'-O)-methyltransferase gives MSKLYIVPTPIGNLEDMTFRAISVLKSADSILAEDTRTSGKLLKHFDIKTPMHSHHMHNEHKTVERLVERLKSGETIALISDAGTPAISDPGFLLTRACVENGIEVDCLPGATAFVPALVNSGLPNNKFVFEGFLPVKKGRQTRLKFLAEETRTIIFYESPHKLIKTLGHFCEYFGEDRPVSVSRELTKMYEETIRGTAKEVLVHYTNKPPKGEIVIVVGGKK, from the coding sequence ATGAGCAAACTTTACATAGTACCAACACCTATAGGGAATTTGGAAGATATGACTTTTAGAGCTATTTCGGTTTTAAAGTCTGCAGATTCTATTTTAGCTGAAGACACCAGAACTTCTGGAAAACTTTTGAAGCATTTTGATATAAAAACACCAATGCACAGCCATCATATGCACAACGAGCATAAAACTGTTGAACGTTTGGTAGAGCGTTTAAAAAGCGGTGAAACTATTGCGCTTATTAGCGATGCAGGAACACCTGCTATTAGCGATCCTGGATTTTTATTAACTAGAGCTTGTGTAGAAAATGGTATAGAAGTAGATTGTTTACCTGGCGCAACAGCCTTTGTTCCAGCTTTAGTAAACTCTGGATTGCCAAATAATAAGTTTGTGTTCGAAGGTTTTTTACCAGTTAAAAAAGGAAGACAAACACGGTTAAAATTTCTAGCAGAAGAAACAAGAACTATTATATTTTACGAAAGCCCACACAAATTAATAAAAACCTTAGGTCATTTTTGTGAGTATTTTGGAGAAGACAGGCCAGTTTCTGTATCACGAGAACTTACCAAAATGTATGAGGAAACCATAAGAGGTACTGCCAAAGAAGTGTTAGTACACTACACTAATAAGCCGCCAAAAGGAGAGATTGTTATTGTTGTAGGAGGAAAAAAGTAG
- a CDS encoding uracil-DNA glycosylase family protein, with product MQGLLHSITQCSICKDHLPLGPRPVVTAHLESKIVIIGQAPGTKVHESGIPWDDQSGKKLREWLNVSDEDFYNTKNFAIIPIGFCYPGKGKTGDLPPRKECAPEWHEQLLQKMPKVELVLLIGAYAQKYYLKEGFKKNLTETVGEYKTYLPKYFPMPHPSPTNRFWRSKNPWFEELVVPELQEKIREIL from the coding sequence ATGCAAGGTCTACTACATAGTATTACTCAATGTTCCATTTGTAAGGATCACCTTCCTCTTGGACCAAGACCTGTAGTTACTGCGCATCTAGAATCTAAAATTGTAATTATTGGTCAAGCACCAGGAACTAAAGTTCACGAATCTGGAATACCTTGGGACGACCAAAGTGGTAAAAAACTAAGGGAATGGCTTAATGTTAGTGATGAAGATTTTTATAATACTAAAAACTTCGCCATAATACCAATAGGATTTTGCTATCCTGGCAAAGGAAAAACGGGAGATTTACCACCAAGAAAAGAATGTGCTCCAGAGTGGCACGAGCAGTTATTGCAAAAGATGCCAAAAGTAGAATTAGTACTATTAATTGGTGCTTATGCTCAAAAATATTACTTAAAAGAAGGCTTTAAAAAAAACCTTACAGAAACTGTTGGTGAGTATAAAACCTATTTACCAAAATATTTTCCAATGCCGCATCCTTCGCCAACTAATAGGTTTTGGAGAAGTAAAAATCCTTGGTTCGAGGAATTGGTTGTGCCAGAGTTGCAAGAGAAGATTAGAGAGATTCTATAA
- a CDS encoding carboxymuconolactone decarboxylase family protein: MPLVTPLDAEHDLETKKLAEFFNETLGFCPNSVLTMQRRPAISKAFINLNKAVMANEGKVTSALKRMIAWVSSNTTGCRYCQAHAIRAAERYGAEQEQLDNIWEYRTHAAFNEAERAALDFSLAASQVPNAVDADIQKRLHAHWTEGEIVEMLGVISLFGYLNRWNDSMGTTLEGDAIESGDQYLGKHGFEVGKHV, translated from the coding sequence ATGCCATTAGTAACGCCTTTAGATGCCGAACACGATTTAGAAACTAAAAAACTAGCAGAGTTCTTTAATGAAACTTTAGGTTTTTGCCCAAACTCTGTGCTTACCATGCAGCGCAGACCAGCCATTTCTAAAGCTTTTATAAATTTAAACAAAGCCGTAATGGCTAACGAAGGGAAAGTTACCTCAGCCTTAAAACGTATGATTGCTTGGGTTTCTAGTAACACAACTGGTTGCCGTTATTGCCAAGCACACGCTATTCGTGCTGCAGAGCGTTACGGAGCAGAACAAGAGCAGTTAGATAATATTTGGGAATACAGAACACATGCTGCTTTTAACGAGGCTGAGCGTGCTGCTTTAGACTTCTCTTTAGCGGCTTCGCAAGTTCCAAATGCTGTTGATGCAGATATACAAAAACGTTTACATGCACATTGGACTGAAGGTGAAATTGTAGAAATGCTAGGTGTAATTTCTTTATTTGGGTACCTTAACCGTTGGAACGATTCTATGGGTACAACACTTGAAGGTGATGCTATTGAAAGTGGAGATCAATACCTTGGAAAACATGGTTTTGAGGTTGGAAAACATGTTTAG
- a CDS encoding OsmC family protein — translation MSDKVTTVWKEKMIFESDNPSGYSFNLGVSEEDNDPYKSLRPKAAMLSALAACSGLDVVSVAEKMKTEFSDFKIEVVGELTDEHPKIYHTVIVDYHFYGSDLDEKKITKAVNLSVEKYCGVMEMFRQFSKVETKINFHNN, via the coding sequence ATGTCGGATAAAGTAACTACTGTTTGGAAAGAAAAAATGATTTTCGAGAGCGATAACCCAAGTGGTTATAGTTTTAATTTAGGTGTGTCGGAAGAAGATAACGACCCTTACAAGTCTTTAAGACCTAAGGCAGCAATGTTATCTGCTTTAGCAGCTTGTTCTGGATTAGATGTGGTTTCTGTTGCCGAAAAAATGAAAACAGAGTTTAGCGATTTTAAAATAGAAGTAGTTGGCGAATTAACAGACGAGCACCCAAAAATATACCATACAGTAATTGTAGATTATCATTTTTATGGTAGCGATTTAGACGAGAAAAAGATAACAAAAGCAGTAAACCTTTCGGTAGAGAAATATTGCGGTGTTATGGAAATGTTTCGTCAGTTTTCAAAAGTTGAAACTAAAATCAATTTTCATAATAATTAA
- the recJ gene encoding single-stranded-DNA-specific exonuclease RecJ produces MRWTLKPKPNLETVKSLQSALQVEESIAALLVQRGIETYEQAKDFFRPSLSHLHDPFLMKDMQKAVERIEKAIVNNENILVYGDYDVDGTTAVSLMSSYLKTEYPNVATYIPDRYGEGYGVSFQGIDFAEDNNFTLIIALDCGIKAIDKVAYAEEKNIDFIICDHHRPGDQIPNAVAVLDPKQNDCNYPYNELCGCGVGFKLIQALASRKGKTIEDLVEYLDLVATAIGADIVPITGENRILAYFGLQVINQQPRAGFKAIINQIKKETLTITDVVFVIAPRINAAGRMKHGQYAVDLLTETNVEAAEVCAKEIEDFNTDRRETDRQITIEALEHIEKQKEKKRITTVVYSKDWHKGVIGIVASRLIETYYRPTLVFTKSGDKLAASARSVKGFDVYNALEACSEHIEQFGGHKYAAGLTLKEENYEAFKQKFEEVVEATIDKRLLTPEITIDRQLELNQIDDKLMRIIRQFAPFGPGNMSPVFMSDNLKDTGYGKCVGEDDKHLRITVKQPNSNQIVCIGFGLGERLSLIKDKKPFKATYSIDENEWQGHVSLQLKLRDIQE; encoded by the coding sequence ATGCGTTGGACTTTAAAACCAAAACCCAATCTTGAAACTGTAAAATCCTTACAGTCTGCCTTACAAGTAGAAGAATCCATTGCAGCACTCTTAGTACAAAGAGGAATAGAAACTTACGAGCAAGCCAAAGATTTTTTTAGACCAAGCTTAAGTCATTTACACGATCCTTTTTTAATGAAGGATATGCAAAAAGCAGTCGAGCGTATTGAAAAAGCGATAGTAAATAACGAGAATATATTGGTTTATGGCGATTATGATGTAGATGGTACAACAGCAGTATCGTTAATGTCTTCGTATTTAAAAACCGAATACCCTAATGTTGCCACATACATTCCAGACCGTTATGGAGAAGGTTACGGTGTCTCTTTTCAAGGCATCGATTTTGCCGAAGACAATAATTTTACGCTAATTATTGCTTTAGATTGTGGTATAAAAGCAATTGATAAAGTCGCTTACGCGGAAGAAAAAAACATCGATTTTATAATTTGCGATCACCACAGGCCAGGAGATCAAATACCAAATGCAGTAGCCGTTTTAGATCCTAAACAAAACGATTGTAATTATCCTTATAATGAGCTTTGTGGCTGTGGTGTTGGTTTTAAACTAATACAAGCCTTAGCTTCTAGAAAAGGAAAAACGATTGAAGATTTAGTAGAATATCTCGATTTGGTAGCCACAGCAATAGGCGCAGATATTGTACCTATTACTGGCGAAAATAGAATTTTGGCTTATTTTGGTTTACAAGTTATTAACCAACAACCAAGAGCTGGTTTTAAAGCGATAATAAATCAAATTAAAAAAGAAACACTAACTATTACAGATGTTGTATTTGTTATTGCGCCAAGAATAAATGCTGCTGGTAGAATGAAACATGGTCAATATGCGGTAGATTTATTAACCGAAACCAATGTTGAAGCAGCTGAGGTGTGCGCAAAAGAAATAGAAGATTTTAATACCGATAGACGTGAAACAGATAGACAAATTACAATCGAAGCTCTCGAGCATATTGAAAAACAAAAAGAAAAGAAAAGGATTACTACTGTTGTTTATAGCAAAGACTGGCATAAAGGTGTTATTGGTATTGTTGCTAGTAGATTAATAGAAACCTATTACAGACCAACATTAGTATTTACTAAAAGTGGCGATAAATTAGCCGCTTCTGCACGTTCTGTAAAAGGTTTCGACGTTTATAATGCGTTAGAGGCTTGCTCTGAACATATCGAGCAATTTGGAGGCCATAAATACGCTGCTGGTTTAACACTTAAAGAAGAAAACTACGAAGCCTTTAAACAAAAGTTTGAAGAAGTAGTAGAGGCTACAATAGACAAAAGATTATTAACGCCAGAAATTACAATAGATAGACAATTAGAATTAAACCAAATCGATGATAAATTAATGCGGATTATCCGCCAGTTTGCGCCTTTTGGACCAGGAAATATGTCGCCAGTTTTTATGAGCGATAATCTTAAAGATACTGGTTATGGTAAATGTGTTGGTGAAGACGATAAGCACTTACGAATTACCGTAAAACAACCCAATAGCAACCAGATAGTATGCATCGGTTTTGGTTTAGGCGAAAGGCTAAGCCTTATTAAAGACAAAAAACCGTTTAAAGCGACTTATTCTATAGACGAAAACGAGTGGCAAGGTCATGTGTCTTTGCAATTGAAATTGCGAGATATACAGGAATAA